A window from Lampris incognitus isolate fLamInc1 chromosome 5, fLamInc1.hap2, whole genome shotgun sequence encodes these proteins:
- the LOC130113384 gene encoding GRB10-interacting GYF protein 2-like: MELQQRREGPSGPTEEEKGEPGRRAEEQKKKEEEEEKWLRQEETEKQKRELLHLQLQQQQEELKQRQQIMQWQQELQQQQSSPKGQSVVLLSPSSGLCTIYEALENSEEEEDAGTKEGKRKQEKALDDQHEKVTSSDADNKIKSSSSSSTASPPLPASPHTPTSGQLADISVPTRCGGSFTPASPPPELEWGKKVDIVQQLINQTLLLNGDGCSPLLLLPGGGGGTLSPLESSLWPTLLTPPSATVTSVSSFSPEAAGSSPQGEWTVVELETHH; encoded by the coding sequence ATGGAGCTCCAGCAACGCAGGGAGGGACCCAGCGGACCcacagaggaggagaagggggagcCAGGCCGTAGGGCAGAAgagcagaaaaagaaagaagaggaggaggagaagtggttgaggcaggaggaGACGGAGAAGCAGAAGCGAGaactcctccacctccagcttcagcagcagcaggaggagctGAAGCAGAGGCAGCAGATCATGCAGTGGCAGCAGGAGCTCCAGCAACAGCAGTCGTCTCCTAAAGGCCAGTCTGTCGTGCTCCTGTCTCCCTCCTCTGGCCTGTGTACAATCTATGAAGCCCTGGAGAACAGCGAAGAGGAGGAGGACGCCGGGACGAAGGAGGGGAAAAGAAAGCAGGAAAAAGCACTTGATGATCAGCACGAAAAGGTGACGTCGTCAGACGCCGATAACAAAATTAAAAGCTCTTCTTCCTCATCAACTGCGAGCCCTCCCCTCCCGGCCTCCCCTCACACCCCTACCAGCGGCCAGCTCGCTGACATTAGTGTCCCGACCCGGTGCGGAGGTTCCTTTACCCCTGCGTCCCCACCTCCAGAGCTGGAGTGGGGTAAGAAGGTGGACATAGTCCAGCAGCTGATCAACCAGACGCTGCTGCTGAATGGAGACGGTTGCTCCCCCTTGCTGCTCCtaccgggaggaggaggaggcacacTGAGCCCCCTCGAGAGCAGTCTCTGGCCCACCCTGCTGACCCCGCCCTCAGCCACCGTCACCTCAGTCAGCAGTTTCTCCCCAGAGGCGGCCGGGAGCTCGCCGCAGGGAGAGTGGACGGTGGTGGAGCTGGAAACGCATCACTGA